The Sesamum indicum cultivar Zhongzhi No. 13 linkage group LG1, S_indicum_v1.0, whole genome shotgun sequence genome includes a window with the following:
- the LOC105155546 gene encoding ferruginol synthase-like produces the protein MDQYYTAITTALVICIIWCIKISLNPARGTPPLPPGPRGLPILGYLPFLDNNLLHQFADLAQRYGPIYKLYLGNRLCVVINSPSLVKEVVRDQESIFADRDVNIAALAASYGGKDIVFSPLNSEWRTMRKILAREVFSNNSLQGSYNLRKEEVRKAINRVYKDAGKPVHFGELSSRTVLNIIMNLLWGSIVEGEECERVGEEVREVITKLVDLLAKPNISDFFPVLARFDIQGVKKETEGYVQSRERIYDDIIARRRKMSSGEIKRDGKKDLLQVLLELQEKEDPEMPISLRQIKAILMDVVAGGSETSATMIEWVMADLLSNPEVMEKVQKELSEVVGLNSIVEEFHTPKLKYLEAVLKETMRLHPAVPLLVPRSSNKTSVVGGYIVPKGTRVFINIGWIQRDPSIWDSPSEFKPERFLDGNEKYNFSGNNFHYLPFGSGRRICPGLPLAEKMLMYLLASLLHSFEWKLPDGKTVDMSATFGIVLRKTTPLLATPSPRLSEPNLYA, from the exons ATGGATCAGTACTATACTGCTATCACTACAGCACTGGTAATTTGCATCATCTGGTGCATAAAAATCTCCCTCAACCCTGCAAGAGGAACTCCTCCCTTGCCACCAGGCCCCCGGGGCTTGCCCATCCTCGGGTACTTGCCATTTCTGGACAACAATTTACTCCATCAGTTTGCAGATCTGGCACAGCGATATGGTCCAATCTACAAGCTCTACCTTGGGAACAGATTGTGTGTCGTGATCAACTCACCATCCCTCGTTAAAGAAGTGGTTCGCGATCAGGAGTCGATTTTCGCTGACCGCGACGTCAACATTGCAGCACTAGCGGCATCCTACGGTGGAAAGGACATAGTATTTTCGCCACTCAATTCCGAGTGGCGGACCATGCGGAAAATCTTGGCCCGGGAGGTGTTCAGTAACAACAGTCTCCAGGGGTCGTACAATCTTCGGAAGGAAGAGGTCAGAAAGGCCATCAACCGTGTCTACAAAGATGCCGGAAAGCCTGTCCACTTCGGTGAGCTATCGTCTCGAACTGTACTTAATATCATAATGAACTTGCTGTGGGGCAGCATAGTCGAAGGGGAAGAGTGCGAAAGAGTTGGAGAAGAGGTCCGGGAAGTTATCACGAAGCTTGTGGATCTGCTGGCAAAGCCAAATATTTCCGACTTTTTTCCAGTCCTTGCCCGGTTTGATATTCAAGGAGTGAAGAAAGAAACGGAGGGTTATGTACAATCTAGGGAGAGGATTTACGACGACATTATTGCTAGACGTAGAAAGATGTCATCTGGAGAAATCAAGAGAGATGGCAAGAAGGATTTACTTCAAGTCCTGTTAGAGTtacaagagaaagaagatcCTGAGATGCCAATCAGTCTCAGACAAATCAAGGCCATATTGATG GATGTTGTAGCAGGTGGGAGTGAGACTTCAGCAACAATGATTGAGTGGGTAATGGCTGATCTTTTGAGTAATCCAGAGGTCATGGAAAAGgtacaaaaagaattatccGAAGTGGTGGGATTGAACAGCATAGTTGAAGAGTTCCATACTCCTAAATTGAAGTACTTGGAAGCAGTTCTTAAAGAAACAATGCGTTTACATCCAGCCGTACCCCTCTTGGTCCCAAGGTCTTCAAACAAAACTTCCGTAGTCGGGGGATACATTGTCCCAAAAGGAACCAGAGTCTTCATAAACATTGGGTGGATCCAAAGGGATCCATCTATTTGGGATAGTCCTTCTGAATTTAAGCCCGAGAGGTTTCTAGATGGcaacgaaaaatataatttcagtGGTAACAATTTTCATTATCTCCCTTTTGGATCAGGGAGAAGGATTTGTCCTGGCCTGCCCCTTGCTGAGAAAATGCTCATGTATTTACTAGCTTCACTTCTGCATTCATTTGAATGGAAGCTACCAGATGGGAAAACAGTCGATATGTCGGCCACATTTGGGATTGTCCTGAGGAAAACTACACCACTGCTTGCTACACCCTCGCCCAGGTTATCTGAACCAAACCTGTAtgcataa